CCCAATGATGGCTGTGCATGGCCTTCTCCTGTTTAATTAGGCTGATTAATTTGCCATCTGTGGCATGAGCACACGGCAGTAGATTAATCTAATGGGTCTAACAGAACAGAGCTCCAGCCAAGCCAAGGTTAGCTGGAGGTTTTATGTCGCTGGAGCAGAGTCACATGCTTTAAACACTCTGCAACCCAACTTGATTAATGATATAAAACTGCTAATTACTGTACAGAGAACCTGCCCACCAGCTCAGCCAAATTCAGCTCACACTAATGGGAGCTGCACGGGCAGAAAGTGTAAGGGCAGGAGAAAACCTTCAAGTGcaaatttcaggttttttcaactggcatttttcagcagaaattctATTTTCAATCAGGAAATGAGTCTCTGGAGAGTTGGACACAGTTGTCCTTCCCCAGCAGAGACCCCCTTCATGGCTTTGTGTCCAGTGACATTAACTCCCACCCACTGGTCCTGCACTTAAAGATTAGGATTCTGAGCATTGCAAGGAGACAAGAGCCTCCTGTTGGCTGTCAATGTTCAGGACACGAACACACACGCCCTCAGGATTCTCCCGAGCCAAACCACCACCATtccacaggctctgctgccGCCTTGTGGTTGTTCCCAAATTTGACCcgaaataaaacccagcactTTCTGCCCCTGAGGTCCTTCCCGTATTTAAGAGGCACTTAAGACAGCTCCAACTGTTGCTGTCTTACCCACAGCCAGGAACCCTGCCCAAtctctcctgcttcccttccctctgtcaTTGAAATATGCACAGTCAACCCTAGACAACCAGGATTTAAAGAATTCCTGTGTTATAGAAAAGGCAGATAAAAGCAGAGGGTGGAACTGCCCAAGGCAAGAGTGGGTCAGTGCTGGGACTAAACTCTGCTGTCACCCCTAAGGACTCATCCCCAGTTACCTCTTTGTTCTCCTGGAGTGGTGCCCGGGCATTGTCTTTGGCCTTTTGCTCCTCTGACAgtttcttctgctcttcctccttcctcttcttctctgccagcatctgctgctccctctgccaaGCGACACCCACGGGATTACCCTTAGGGACCACACTGCCAACCCAGCCACCCATCTTTGTGGCAGGCAAAATAGTCAGGCACTGCATTattgctgctccctgtgctgctgaggagcactTGGGACATGGTGCAGCTTCCTCAGAAGGGCACAAACACACTGACCCCCATGCCAGAGCATCAGCTGCCTTTCCCTGACAAAGCCAGGGTTCCCACCTTGGAAAACTTGCTGCTGACTTTATCTTGAGGCTATAAAAGCCAGAAACCAGCTGACCACCTGCAGAAGTCTGTGCTACTGATCTTGGCCTCCTTCTAGACTAgtaaacagtatttttagaGGCCAAGTCTCCCCATGGTACCGTAACAGTGCCACACAAGTCTGACTTCCTGCTCACAAGGGCCCCTGAAGGTCTTCAGGGctccccacagcatcccagctgagctgctgcaacAGCAACAGCTGCTGAGGCCACACTGTGTGGCTCTATCCCTTCCCAAAAATCAGCCACTtacctccttcttctccatctccatccGGAGCCGCTCCTtagcagctgcttcctccttctGCAGGCGGGcagccttctcctgctgctcccggagcctgggaagcacagcacagcccctcacTCCCAGAACCACACCAGGGCCCTCCCTCGCTCACAGCTCTTCAGGCACTCCCCACCACACTCCTGACACCCCTGAGCCCGGAGTTCCTCCTTGGAAGCTCAGCACAGCAACAgtccagagctgtgctgccaggtcactgcagctccctgctgctccagccttccACTCTtgccctctgctctggctgcacttcaatcccatcccagaaCTTGGTACATAAACGGGGATTTTGCCTTACTTTTCTGCCTGGATccgctcctgctccctcttcctctccagtTCTCTCTCTGCAGCCAACTGTCTCTCCCGCTCCTGTTctgcctgcctctgctcagCGATCTTCCGGGCAcgctcctgctcctcttccctcttcttctgCATCAGCTCCCTGCGCCgccgctcctcctcctcctgtaaGCCCAGGCAGGAGTCACTCACCCGGCAGGAGCAGGCTCCAGGGGAAACACCAGGAACTTCTCACTTGACCCAAATCCCCATCGCTACACAGCAGGGAAATGTCTCAGGGGTAAATTCCCAGTGCCCAAGGCAGGCGGATCCCCCGTCCAGCTCTGCCCGTGGGACAGAACAGgcccacacacacacctgctGCAAAACTCTTTGTCTCCTGGCCTCCTCCTCTTGTCTGCGCCGGGCCTCAGCTTCCTCCATTTTCCTGGCAGCCACCCTCTTCTTGATCTTCTCCTCTGCCAGCCTTTCTTCCCGCACCTGGAGCACACACAGACCCAGTCTCAGGTaggacagcacagcaggaccCCTCACAGGGCAAACcctccccccttttccctcagCAACCAAGAGGGCCTGGGCTCTGTTTAAAAAAGGTCATATTTAGGGCAATGACCTTGTTTTGCATCTTCCCGGGAAGAGCTGACCCCATCCTGGGGTTTACACATCCAGTCCCACAAAGCCATTGGAACATAACCTCAGAGCCATGCAATCAGACAGGCAGCTGGGATTAATTAATGCAGACAAATGACCACTAGGCCCCTGCACAAATTCCCTGGAAGTGTGGGATCTGAGGAAGGCTCTGGAGGAAGGATGTTTGCTTTCCCCTGTCCAGCTATCAATTattcagctgggaaaagcagcaaataaaaccTCGTGGCCATTAGGCCACCTTTATCTACTGCAAGCCCTTCTCCCATCTACCAGAGCATTAATAAAGCTCATTTAGATTCCTGATTATAGAAAAACAGGAGTTCAGCTGCCATTTGCTGTAGCCAGAGAAAGGCTGTCCCTAGGATCATCAAGGCTCTGGAAAGTTCTTTATTCAATTACTCTACGGTTCAGCCTCTAGAATCCAAGCAGCCTCCGTGCCCTTCTTTCCAGAGAACACATTTCTGTGGTGCCAGCTGCCTCAGTGGCTACTGCTTGTCCTAAAAAAGCTCTGCAGGGGCCGTACCTTCTCGGTCTTCTCATCAAACAGCGCAATCTTCTGCTcgatcttcctcctcctcctctccttctccatctcctccGCCCGCTCCCGGGCTTGCAGCACCTTGCGCAGGCGTTCCTCGCGCTTCCTGAGGACACAGCCCGGCTCAGCGTCGTGTTCCAGCCAGGTGAGCTcccccccagctcagcacaaggCCAAAAAGACACAGCAGGAAATTCAGTGGCCCAAATTCCACATTCATTTAAGCACCAGCCATGCTTAAGCTCTGTCAGAAAGTGGGGAGTCAAGACAAAAAGCTGCACCAGTGGGCAGCCAGGACAGTCAATGCTTTGTATCAGCATTCCAGGGATACCCCAAGGACAAACACTGCCTGTGTCCACAGGAGTTTCTGCTGCTTGCACAGTTCCTGCAAGACAAAACACCTGGACACAGGAACCTACAGGTGGCCGAGAGCAGTGTGACCACATGCACTCACAGCTTCGCCTCTCCGAGTCGCcgtttcttctcctcctccatcttTTGCCTTCTCAGCTGCTCAGCTTCTTGCTTCTTCCGCAGAGTCTCCAGcttctgcctctccttttcctGAGGGGAATTGAATGTCATTGTACCCGGTGGCCAGCGCTCTTTCCCACCTCAGCCACTTGGGCAAGGGCCCAGAGGTGACAGCGAGGAGCTGCGggcaggaatgtgggatggtgacagccctggagcagagagctCAGGCGGCCTGTGACCTGGTCATGAATGGTCACGGGCAAGGAAAACACCGGTGTGAACCTCAGGGAGCAAGAGGAGAAACTGGAGTGTTGAACCAGGAGCATCAGCTCTGGAAGCCCGGGCAGCATCCTCAGGgactgcaggcagccagccccgtgCTTTCTTTTGGTGCAAAGGAGCCACCGAGCAGCGCTAATGCCTGGCACGGCTCCCGCTTCCTGCGGCGAGCGCGGGGACAGATGGAGCTCCAGGAAACACCTTGAGCTCCTGCTGGCGCCGGCGCCTCCCACCAGGCTCGCTCTGCTGGTGAACCACGAGCACTCCGAgagctcccagcctgctccagccagaACCAGGAGCTTTCTCCTCGTTCTCCTGACCCAGCCTAGGCATGCTGTCAGCCAGGGGAGCAAGATCCAGCCACCACTACAACCACAGCAAATGGACTGACATCGACCCACTCCACACCAAAGCAGGCCCGGTCTCAGCACAAACCCACAGATCAGCACGGGCATTATCCATGGGAATGCTTCCACTGGGCTCCATGCTGTAAATGCTTGGTGCAGTCAGCATCCAAACTGGTTAATATAAAACTAACAATTATATCTTACTGCTCTGCTGCTATTTCGTTATGTTTAGCTCCCACATGGAAAAACTCCCGAGGGGGAGCTGCCTGCACTGGAATGAAACCTAAATCATTCCACgaactgacagcagcagaggaagcacTCTCTAGCCACAAGACTCTTTTCTCATCCTATTAACTCCTTTGTAGTACTGACACTAACATCAGCAGGGGCTCAGTGAGATTGAAGCTGGAATCTTTCACTGCTTCCCAGTGGCCTTCCCTgacctgctggagcacagccagcctcTGAGCAGAGCTCTAGGAAGCTCTGCCAATAGGCTGCTAGATGCAGGAATACCAATTCCTGCATCCTGcccccctccttctccctctcccgCAAGGGGGaaccagccccagagctgcctaCTTTGCAGGTGAGTTGTTGGGTATCAGGAGTATGAGCAATTCCTGCTTGGCACACAGCTTCCAGCGCAGCTCTGAGTGAATCCAGGAAGCTACGCCCTTGTCTAGAACCAGCTCTCAAATCCCTCCCTCCCAAACTGCTCCTGGCTTGGAAAACCAGAGCCTTGGAAAGCTCCCTGGGGTAGTGCAGAAgcacctgcctgcagccagccaaggTGTGCTGCTGGTCCCAAGAGTGATAGTGATGCCTGCTCGAGCTGGACACCAGCAGTTGTCTGACTGGCCCTACATCCAGGACAGCCTGATGTTTTCTCCTGCCTCAAGGGTTTGGAAAACCTCCAAAGTTTGAATTTAAGAGGTATTTGCTCAATCTCACTCATGAGAGAAGTCCTAGAAAGGAGACCTGGGATCAGGCCAGACCTTAGAAAAGGAGACCTGGCTTCAGTTATCAATACAGCTCAACATCCACAATCCACTCAATTTCTGTTTCCCAGTTTCCATCTCTGACTGTTACTTGCCAATAGCTCAGGGGAACGATGCAGGTATAAAGCTTGGAGCTCAAATTGGAATTCTTCAAGCCGACTAACCCcaatttgatttatttaagtGTAAACAGACCACTTCAAATCACTCTGTTTCAAATGGGTTGCAAAGCTCCTCTCATAGCTGCACTTTAAGTTAGGCACTTAGTGAAACCACCATGTACTGGCTTAGAGCAGAGCCTCCTCTTACCTTGGgatcagcctggagaggggTGTTGTACCTGATGAAGGATTTTATGACTCCGTTCCTCCCCACAGAGCTCGGTGTCATGAGGAGCTGGTTCTTCTGCACGGTGTGCAGGAACGTTTTGAACGGGCGTGCCACCTGCGGGAGGAACAGCAAAGTGTGAGTGGGATGAGTAAAAAAGGGTCGTGGTGAGGCAGTCCAGGGTTACGAGGATCTCACCTTGCTGGCTGGGAGGACTGGGGATGGGGTCTTCTTCCTGAGAGGAGAcagccctccctcctctgcctgctggtgGTCGTAGCGCTCATCCACGGCTCTCTTGTAGCTCGGCTTCCTCCTGTGAGATAGCACAGGCCATCACACCAGGCaaatcctcctcctgcctccaaggcaggcaggaaagggCCATAAACTATCCTGGGCGTGAGAGAGATTCCAGTGTGGGCAGACCATGGCACAGGCGgccctgagaagctgtggctgccccacccctggaagtgtccaaggccaggtcggacagagcttggagcaacctgggacagttgaaggtgtccttgcctagggcagggggtggcactggatgggctttaatgtccctcccaacccaaatcaGTCTGTGATTCCAAGATCGTGCATGCACAGTAAGCCAATAAATAAAATCCTAAtgtaatagaaaataaaaattaaatcacagaatcacggaaGCAGGAAAAACTTAATTGCCAACATTTCACAAATACCGAAGGCCAGTGAACAACATCCCAGCACTGAACCTGTTTGGAACAGGACCACAGCCTGCCCAAGACACTTCCAACCAGGACATACCTGGCACTCTGGGGTGGCTCCAGGGTCTCCCCCTTCTTATTTAAGttgttttctgaaagagaaCAGTTACACAGTGAGTTCTAGCAGGAAAAAATCCCCCCAGCACATGTTTGACAGCAGAGAAGGGATGTAGCAGCTCAAGGAACAGCAAAGCCACCTGCATGagtgggcacagcaggacctGGCTCACATGGCACCGCTCCCACCTGGAAACTCCagacaaagcagagctgcccaAAGCTGTCTGGGTTCTGCACAGCTTCAGcaacagagctcagctgggccTCCCACAACCCTCCAGCCTCATTATAACCATCTCCATGTGCTTGCCAGGATGGAAATAACTCCAGCACAGAGTTTTCTCACTGCTAATTGTCTGAAACAAATCCCTGCTCATCAAACATTAATTAATCTTTCAAACTGAGCTCTCAAATTAACCAGTCAATCTTTCCAGCTTCCCAGCCAGCCTCCCAAAATGATAACTTCCCAAAGTGCTGCCCCCAAACCCTCTGGAATTACCACTGCTGTTctcctcctggggctgcccGTGTTTGCTGACTGTGTGGGAGCGAAGAGACATCCGAGGGTTTTGGAAATCctgtgggaaaagcaaaggGTTTTCAGGACAGTCACACATGGAAACTGCTCCTGGTTCAGATCGTGGGGGGGTTCTGACACGGGTACGGACAGCAGCGCTACCAGGGAATGCCAAACCAGCTCTTGGCAAAGGTCTGGGTGCTGCACCAtcaggagaggcagggacaTTAACACGAGCATCTGCGCTGCTTAAACTCAACCAGCTCATCAACTATTAAGGCCAGGAGCCTTCCAAGCTGTaaatctgtgctgctggagctctggccAGAGCCAGCGTGCCCATTTCCCTGAGCAGCGCCGAGTGGGGAGCCTGGAGACAGCAGGCGAATGGCTCATTTCCATGATTTATCTGTTTGTTATGGGATGCCCATcgctgctctgcctctgcactTAGGCTCTGCTAGGATAATGGGTTGTGGTTCTGGAATTGCTCTCTCCTAGCAGCACCAGCATTACCTCCTGGTCAGCACTCCACAGCGCTGCactgggaagagaagaaaagggagtGATGGAGAATTCATCCTCCCCAATTGCTTCTGCAGGGCCTAGAAAAACTGACTTTGAGTTTCTGCACTCTCATAACAGCTCTCCATGTTTTCACAAGTGCTTCAGGTCACTGCTTTGCTCCATTAATTCAGGCTCTGCTCACTGAAATTCACTCTGAACAAAACACTGACATGATCCCAGGATTACTTCCTCAGTGAGGATTGTGGAGGGAAAGGCGTTGACCtcaaaaatattcccaaatttCCATGTGTGTCCAAACTAACAAGCGTTGAACTACCTGCAGGACTGATCAAAAGGTCAAAAGAAGCTTTAAAAGTACAGTGTGCAAACCATGGCACCAGCTGAACCAAACTTCCCTGAACTGTAAGGTTTTTTAATCTGTAAAGACTGAGGACTGAATCTTCACACCACGATCTCTAGCAAGAGGTTAAGAAGGAAGAGCCAAGCAGGACTCAACCCCGAGGTCAGGCTCAGGGTTGTGTGCAACAATTTCAACAGATTTAGGAAAACGACAGAGCAAAGTCAGAGAATCTTGGCAAGCATCCGAGCCTGTAACACCCTTCTGACAGAGCACCTGCACCCAAAGCCATGGGTCACGAGTcatttcccaaagaaaacattgctggttttggttttgctggttCTGAAATGTTGTGATTAAGGCTTGCCCTAGTCTGAGTGGCAGAACCACAGAGGCTCGGATGGGCTCGTGCACCTCTAAGCCAGATGCTCTGTGCCCTCCTCACTCACTGCTACAGGTTACAAACTCTGGCAATCCACAGCCAGAGCTCCCAAATTTCCCAATAAAGTGTAATTCCACACATTTTTCTCCCAAATCCACACAGGCACAAATGCTTTTAATCCCTGTCCAAGTCTTACCAGCTTGGAGGGGGTGGAGGGTCCAGGAGGAggcctaggaaaaaaaagaaagacaaaaggagATGTGCTTAGCAAAACTGAGGAAACTGGGAAGCCGCTTGGATTTCACACCAAGAATGGCAGTGGAAAAGTCCTGCGAGCAGGGAAgtgagaataaataaataaataaatgaataaataaataacagagcATTCTCACCCAGTTCTGACAACGGTTTCCTCATCCTCTGGCACACTTAtggagctggaggctgtgggagaggaaaaaacacacCTGAGCTGTAAGGCTGGGGTGCAGCCAAGGATCTGGTGGGACAAGGAGCTCCAGACACTGCAGAAGggtttgtgctgccctggggcagggcgGGGCACGGGAGCACACCCAggtggcactgcaggaacacggccagcagctccagtgcaggAAAGCAGCTTTCAATTATGGATGAGCTCAGGGTGATATTCCATGAGCTGGCATTACTGGGCCTTGGGCTTATCTGCAGGGACCTGACTGGACATCAATAGCAGTTACAGCCAGACTTATTTACAGTGGGAAAGCTGCTTCCCAAGACAGCAttccagctggctctgctgcactgagctcaggagctctgtcccagccagaACCTGCCATGAATAACCACAAAATCAAACAACCAGAGACTGCTtggggtgggaaaggaccttaaagctcatctagtcccaccccctgccttggacagggacaccttgcactagcccagcttgctccaagctctgtccaacctggccttggacacttccaggcatagagcagccacagcttctccatcAACACGTGCCAGGACCTTGCCTCCCTCAAATGGTGGAATTCTCTCCATATATCCCATctaaatttcccctttttcagtttgaacctgtttccccctgtcctgtcacaccagttcctgatgaagagtctctctccagcttGTGTGTTTAATAATTCCAGCAGTTTAGATGAGACTGTCCTAGCCTAAATCTGCCTCTACAACCAACTGTAAAATTGTGGGAGACTTTTAATCTACAAAGTCCAGCCTCGAAATCCCCTTCTCAAACAAACTCTAGAACCGGCAGCCGGATCCTGCTAAGGAGAAGGTAACTGGTGGGAATTTCACCTTGCAGGAAACAGGAAGGGCTTTAGGAGAATCCATCATCCCTTTTGgctccccaaatccttctcaGCTTTGCCAGCTGTCCGGACAGAaatgggaagagcagcagaccAGAggagctgcggctgccccatgtctggaagcatccaaggccaggttagatggggctTGGAGTGACCTGggtaatctttaaggtccttccaatggaaccatcctgggattccagGATTAACGACTTCTCACAGCAAATCAGCAATGATTAAAGATACATTGAACCAGAGACACTGAGGCTGACCTCCCAGGTGATTTACAAGGCTGAATTCAGTTACCTGCGTTCCTGTACtcacggggggggggggggggggctccAGAAAGCCAGGGAGGACTTCCATGAGGAACTGCAGCCTGTCTAGCCCAGGAAGCTCAGCTACCACCTCCACCCTGCAGACCCAGCAAGCAGAATCCCCCCCATGACACCCAAACTCACCATCCACAGAGCTGGAGGACACGGATCTCTTCTGAGCCGCCCTCTTCTTGCCCGCTGCCCGGGCGGTGGATGCCCGGATCATGCTCTCCCTCTTGCTGGCCAGGGAGTATTTCTCTGCCAGGGAGGTTCTGCGGCTCAGGGAGGTTTTCCCCATCAGGCTGCGGCGCACGGAGCGCCGGCTGAGCCTGGAGCCGGTGGGAGTCCCCgggctgctccccaggggctgggagggctcctGAGCCCAGCTGTGTTCCCGTGGGGAGCCATCACCCTCCTTCAGttcagcccctgggctcagggTGACGGTGACATTGGCTGTCCCCGCTGGCTGTGGCTCGGGCACGGCCCGGCTGGCCTCGGGAGTGCAGGGCACCACCAGCTCAGGGGCCGTGGGCGCCAGCGGTGGTTTGGGAGCACCGTGTTCCTCGGGAGAGGCGCTCCCTGAGCTcgtgggcagcagctctgctccgcTCCTCTGGAGAGGCACTGCAGTACCAACGCGGTCAGCTTCCACCCAGggatccttccctgctgcctgcagggcagaAGGGGTCTCAGGAACCACCTTGGAGCTTCTGGCACAGGCCGCAGCCCGGGATCGCGTCACACGCTGTGGTGGAGAGTCTTCCTTGGCCTCGGCCCTGCTGAGTTCCAGGTTTTCTTTGTTCTTGAGGCGCTGAGAAGATCGCACGGAAGGTCTGCTGCTGCCATTCCTCCTCCTGGAGAGGCTGATCACAGGAACAGTGGGTGAGATGGGAACAGGAGTCGGGAACAGCCCCAAGTCCttccatgcacacacacacggagCCAAAACACCTGGGATGGGCCCAGGAGACAGAGAGCTGCACAAAGCAGCTAATGCAGACAGCGTTTAAGGGATGCAATGGCTTTAAAGCAGAAAGATAATAGACAGAGACACGGGGACACAGAACCAGGCAACAGTAAAAGCACTTCTCGTGAGAATCGAAATCCAGTGTTCTTCGGCCGAGAGTGCCCCAGACACACGGTCAGACCAGATCTTTAACACCAGCGGGGCGAAGGAAGGGGAACTCCCGCCGGACAAAGCAGGGCATCACCAGGACATCCTCCGAGGAGGGCATTGTTTCCCCGAACCCTCGGCAGCAGGTCTGTTCAGCCTCGTACGGGCTCCCTCCCTTCTCTAGGCCCCGAGGACACTCTCTGCGCTCCCCCTTTCCGCAGCCCATCCCGAACGGGGCTCCCCGatccccgctcccgccgcccctcACCGCTTCCTGCcgggctcctgctcctcctgtaAGGCCGACAGCCGCTTCCTCCGCTGCCGTTTCTTCTGCGACGGCGTCTTGGGCATCAGCTCGAGCTCCTCGCTGTAGTTGCTAGAGAGGAAGGGGAGATCAAGGCGGGATCAGAGCCAAGGGCAGCCGGTACGGGCCGGGGCCTAGCGGGGAGCGGGATGCGGGTACCTGACAAACATCTTGACCGCCTCCTCGTAGATTTCATCCAGCCACACCATATCGGTCTCGTCCACCTGCCGCAGGAACTGGGCCAGGCGCCGGTCGCCCTCTGAGGGCAGCTCCATGGTCCGCGCCGCGACCGCCGCTGGCCCCATGGCCGCCGCGGCCGCCCTCGCCGCCATCGCTCCAGCGCCAACGGCCGCGCGCGCGCGGCACGCCGTTCAAacgcggccccgccccccggcCGCAGCCAATcaccgcccgccgccccccacGGCCCGCCCTTCCCATTGGCCGCCGAGGGAAGGGCTCGCACTCGGCGCCGCTCTGCTTGCCCGTCTCTATGCTCCTGGAGGACTCGGCTCAGAAGGCGGGGCTTGGGGAGGCGGGGCCACAGGCCGTTGACTTTAAAAGCTAGGGGTGATGGACGGGCAAATTAGCCAATAAAACTCCGGAGATTGGGAGGCGTGCGCTGTGATTGGCGGAGGCCGGGCATAACCTCGGGGTGGGAAGGGCCGGGCCACGCTGTGAGGGTGTGGTGAGcgggcgaggcggcggcggcggcagcagccgGAGGGGCGGCTCTGCTCGGGCGGCGAGCCGGCGTTCTGCGGGGTCCGGGGAGCTTGGGAGGGCTCCCCCCACACCTGTGCCCCGGCCTGTGTTCATACTCCGCCGGTGTCTCTGTGTCCCACATTGCGGGGTGTCCTGGCTGCCCCCCAGCCTT
This region of Motacilla alba alba isolate MOTALB_02 chromosome 5, Motacilla_alba_V1.0_pri, whole genome shotgun sequence genomic DNA includes:
- the LOC119701525 gene encoding inner centromere protein, which translates into the protein MAARAAAAAMGPAAVAARTMELPSEGDRRLAQFLRQVDETDMVWLDEIYEEAVKMFVSNYSEELELMPKTPSQKKRQRRKRLSALQEEQEPGRKRLSRRRNGSSRPSVRSSQRLKNKENLELSRAEAKEDSPPQRVTRSRAAACARSSKVVPETPSALQAAGKDPWVEADRVGTAVPLQRSGAELLPTSSGSASPEEHGAPKPPLAPTAPELVVPCTPEASRAVPEPQPAGTANVTVTLSPGAELKEGDGSPREHSWAQEPSQPLGSSPGTPTGSRLSRRSVRRSLMGKTSLSRRTSLAEKYSLASKRESMIRASTARAAGKKRAAQKRSVSSSSVDASSSISVPEDEETVVRTGPPPGPSTPSKLDFQNPRMSLRSHTVSKHGQPQEENSSENNLNKKGETLEPPQSARRKPSYKRAVDERYDHQQAEEGGLSPLRKKTPSPVLPASKVARPFKTFLHTVQKNQLLMTPSSVGRNGVIKSFIRYNTPLQADPKEKERQKLETLRKKQEAEQLRRQKMEEEKKRRLGEAKLKREERLRKVLQARERAEEMEKERRRRKIEQKIALFDEKTEKVREERLAEEKIKKRVAARKMEEAEARRRQEEEARRQRVLQQEEEERRRRELMQKKREEEQERARKIAEQRQAEQERERQLAAERELERKREQERIQAEKLREQQEKAARLQKEEAAAKERLRMEMEKKEREQQMLAEKKRKEEEQKKLSEEQKAKDNARAPLQENKENSSACNSYEMTPQSRKEFKVPLASSNDYGMDLNSDDSTDDESQPRKPVPAWATGNLLSQAVIRQYYNPPDVDALFGAIPSPKLEDIFYKNKPRYFKRTSSAVWHSPPTVAAKPALGLPCGLKKP